In a genomic window of Corynebacterium choanae:
- a CDS encoding CPBP family intramembrane glutamic endopeptidase: protein MKRSLSLLEPTPQPFARQVARVTGMSVAAQVIIPFFLGIAVLLLLPAVGTVVVALLTGESLEQTLSWASTAGMWVAVLGGAWLITRVSRISWRALGFDVHRWWQQLTLGFVAGSGLIGLVTAVLVVTGAVSLRWVWSADAATALAVAVLYFLAQGMLEELVYRGYWMPHFAKYFGQTAALAATAFFFAIMHGANPGLGVIPLLNLVLFGLVFGLLYWRTGSLWITGAAHSAWNLTQGVVVGAQVSGNSTGVRLWEATATGAPWLSGATFGFEGSVVVTALGLVLVVLLLRVGRPAGN from the coding sequence ATGAAACGATCGTTGTCGCTGCTGGAGCCTACGCCGCAGCCGTTTGCCCGCCAGGTGGCACGGGTGACGGGGATGTCTGTTGCCGCACAGGTAATTATTCCGTTCTTCCTTGGGATTGCGGTGTTGTTATTGCTGCCGGCGGTGGGCACGGTTGTTGTTGCGCTGTTGACCGGCGAGTCGTTGGAGCAGACTCTGTCGTGGGCGTCGACAGCTGGCATGTGGGTGGCGGTGCTCGGCGGGGCGTGGCTGATCACTCGGGTGTCGCGGATCTCTTGGCGGGCGTTGGGGTTTGATGTGCACCGATGGTGGCAGCAGTTGACGTTGGGATTTGTTGCCGGCAGCGGTCTGATTGGATTGGTCACTGCAGTGCTGGTGGTCACCGGTGCAGTGTCGCTGCGGTGGGTGTGGAGTGCTGATGCTGCTACCGCTTTAGCAGTGGCAGTGTTGTATTTCCTTGCCCAGGGCATGCTCGAGGAGTTGGTGTATCGGGGTTATTGGATGCCGCATTTCGCAAAATATTTTGGGCAAACTGCCGCATTGGCAGCAACTGCTTTCTTTTTTGCGATTATGCACGGCGCTAACCCGGGATTGGGGGTGATCCCGTTGCTCAACCTGGTGTTGTTTGGGCTGGTGTTTGGCCTGTTGTATTGGCGTACCGGTTCGTTGTGGATTACTGGTGCTGCTCACAGTGCCTGGAATCTTACCCAGGGGGTGGTGGTTGGTGCGCAAGTCTCCGGTAATTCCACTGGGGTGCGGCTGTGGGAGGCGACAGCTACTGGTGCGCCGTGGCTTTCCGGGGCAACGTTCGGTTTTGAGGGGTCTGTGGTGGTGACTGCCCTTGGGCTGGTGCTTGTGGTGTTGCTGCTGCGGGTTGGTCGCCCGGCGGGTAACTAA
- a CDS encoding N-acetylglutamate synthase, CG3035 family, translating to MAIRRRLPGGIAGRPTPQVGDRVLVRRRLPDTPGHLTDVIGHVASLKPLVILPQSVGGLRSAATAITIDHHLVEVIKVLAPQPVRNADIRAVEQATAQAFPGIAHRRVGDWLLRAGDGITERSNSSVPVGPGAAFQPVPIAAIREFYATHQLPPRLLIPDRIGAPAEVLISTEPGWELGPDIVVMTRPLQAPNPGRDYSALHYPDQDTNPLPAAHHAALAERYTVHIDDQPSSQWLALYHFRGQPLPTHALDLLRQHINGQMCFASLIDRHSNEVVAITRGTITASDDGRTWLGYSAVEVIPHARRQGLGTYLGQAMLEWGATHNAEHALLQVVSSNTAGISLYRRLGFAEHHRHRCAIATS from the coding sequence ATGGCCATTCGACGCCGCCTGCCGGGGGGAATCGCCGGCCGCCCCACCCCACAGGTCGGCGACCGGGTGCTGGTTCGTCGCCGTCTGCCCGACACCCCCGGTCATCTCACCGACGTGATTGGGCATGTTGCAAGCCTTAAACCCCTGGTGATTCTTCCTCAGTCTGTTGGTGGCCTCCGCTCCGCGGCGACAGCTATCACCATCGACCACCACCTCGTTGAAGTCATCAAAGTCCTTGCCCCACAGCCGGTGCGCAACGCCGATATTCGGGCGGTTGAACAGGCCACGGCACAAGCCTTCCCCGGCATTGCCCACCGCCGGGTCGGCGACTGGCTGCTGCGGGCCGGTGACGGCATCACCGAACGGTCAAACTCAAGCGTGCCCGTCGGTCCTGGGGCAGCCTTCCAACCTGTGCCAATCGCTGCAATCCGCGAGTTTTATGCCACCCACCAGCTGCCGCCGCGGCTGCTTATTCCGGATCGCATCGGGGCACCGGCGGAAGTACTTATCAGCACCGAACCAGGCTGGGAACTCGGCCCAGACATTGTGGTCATGACCCGGCCACTGCAGGCACCAAACCCGGGACGTGACTATAGCGCCCTGCATTATCCCGACCAGGACACCAACCCTCTTCCTGCGGCGCACCACGCTGCCCTGGCAGAACGCTATACGGTGCACATCGACGACCAGCCCAGCAGCCAGTGGCTTGCCCTCTACCACTTCCGCGGCCAGCCACTGCCCACCCATGCACTCGACTTACTGCGGCAACACATCAACGGGCAAATGTGTTTCGCCTCCCTGATTGATCGCCACAGCAACGAAGTGGTAGCCATCACCCGCGGCACTATCACCGCCAGCGACGATGGCCGTACCTGGCTGGGGTATTCGGCAGTCGAAGTCATCCCCCATGCCCGCCGCCAAGGACTCGGCACCTATCTGGGGCAGGCCATGCTCGAATGGGGTGCCACCCACAATGCGGAACACGCCCTTTTGCAAGTGGTGAGCAGCAACACCGCCGGAATCTCACTGTATCGCCGACTCGGGTTCGCCGAACACCATCGGCACCGCTGTGCAATTGCCACCAGCTAG
- a CDS encoding peptide deformylase gives MTVRPIVIHGDPVLHNPTNPVTEPVEDLQELIADMYETMAVANGVGLAANQIGVAKRLFVYDCPDVEGPNGTMKTQEEIDAQGGPYRKGCVINPVLETSAIPQTMPRDNGDDEEGCLSVPGESFPTGRADWARVTGLDEHGNEIAIEGYGLFARCLQHETGHLDGFLYTDTLIGRWKRAAKKQIKANGWTVPGLTWMPGEDADPFGHDTAEHTSDEDSAAAAFRTTPES, from the coding sequence ATGACAGTTCGACCCATTGTGATCCACGGCGATCCAGTACTCCACAATCCCACCAATCCGGTCACCGAACCGGTGGAAGACCTCCAAGAACTGATCGCTGACATGTATGAAACCATGGCAGTGGCCAATGGGGTTGGGCTGGCGGCAAACCAAATCGGGGTAGCGAAACGACTCTTCGTCTACGACTGCCCCGATGTGGAAGGGCCAAATGGGACAATGAAAACCCAAGAAGAGATCGACGCCCAAGGCGGCCCCTACCGCAAAGGCTGTGTCATCAATCCAGTGTTGGAAACCTCAGCGATCCCGCAAACGATGCCGCGGGACAACGGTGACGATGAAGAAGGCTGCCTGTCAGTTCCCGGGGAATCCTTCCCCACCGGGCGGGCGGACTGGGCACGGGTCACCGGATTAGATGAGCACGGCAACGAAATCGCTATCGAAGGCTACGGGCTGTTTGCCCGCTGCCTGCAGCACGAAACCGGGCATCTCGACGGGTTCCTGTACACCGACACATTAATCGGCCGGTGGAAGCGGGCGGCGAAAAAACAGATCAAAGCCAATGGTTGGACAGTGCCGGGGCTCACCTGGATGCCCGGCGAAGACGCTGACCCCTTCGGCCACGATACTGCTGAACACACCTCCGACGAGGACAGTGCAGCGGCTGCATTCCGCACCACCCCGGAGTCGTAA
- a CDS encoding DUF3263 domain-containing protein: MVNEQQPAPVPAAEPTLPFGESSARTIASPEVDSASDFPVPDSGESAPGSDDDRRQAVSLAAPAADDHHAPGEARPDDVATHHGQAATAENPADVEEAAGDSVEDTGAAPALTPEETMLLQLAKQLETLPAGARDEMIVRRTGRSSWRFYQQLYRMIDRPEVIEFDPLFIGRLRRRVERGTTLV, from the coding sequence ATGGTGAACGAGCAGCAGCCAGCGCCAGTACCCGCAGCTGAACCAACTTTGCCATTTGGTGAATCCTCGGCGCGCACAATCGCGTCACCCGAGGTGGACTCGGCCAGTGATTTCCCTGTGCCGGATTCTGGTGAATCCGCCCCTGGCAGTGATGACGATCGCCGCCAAGCGGTGTCGCTTGCTGCACCGGCAGCGGATGACCACCATGCACCCGGCGAAGCGCGACCAGATGATGTTGCAACCCACCACGGTCAGGCGGCGACAGCGGAAAACCCGGCAGACGTGGAGGAGGCTGCAGGCGATAGCGTAGAAGACACTGGTGCGGCACCAGCGTTGACGCCAGAGGAAACGATGCTGCTGCAGCTGGCGAAACAGTTAGAGACTTTGCCTGCTGGTGCCCGTGACGAAATGATTGTGCGCCGGACGGGACGATCGTCGTGGCGGTTTTATCAGCAGCTCTATCGCATGATTGACCGGCCTGAGGTGATCGAATTTGATCCGTTGTTTATCGGGCGGCTGCGGCGGCGAGTCGAACGCGGCACCACCTTGGTGTAG
- a CDS encoding LytR C-terminal domain-containing protein, translating to MRDEDLQRNTPTPQPRSGSNEPEVVLPGADALADLTAVPTSPAPSRGQTRDTQGFYDSLRAAHMTSRQEVNDTASSDTADNPKQNPAATHPADPAAVGMRAADPGRDATDPRPALRPTAVSAADDHRQPGAPSPHGEGTYSRAYIAAADEEDDVDRVAGLVLASDGVLHTLDGDQANQGNHRKPDSTTSEAHSLSVHAQQDAAPGVAGATGAAITVAGVASAAGAAGAATVHSGGAGVDRSRGYSTDNDLIAAAHTDAIGDDDQAAVADTTSATTPDANLTGVVAAPLLDSAETTGAEQPAGDEVAETDDTAGEDTTGGGLPLRGIAMVLIAAGVFFGAWALMTMGGGDTTDDAATTAQQSNSTNATTGAARGGQAAPQPTQPGQPPASQANTTPGAAAPRADEAAPGETPQQPTTPGDPAQPAAPAPGQPATAPGAPVDPVGIAAQRRVPVAVQNNSLVNGWANETADQLAKAGWTIGEVGNLPGYAFPETTVLFTPGNKLEEATAASVAAELGAVTAARDGDNPGMPPGVVVVLAGR from the coding sequence GTGCGTGATGAAGATCTTCAGCGGAATACTCCAACCCCACAGCCCCGCAGTGGCAGCAATGAACCCGAGGTAGTGTTGCCCGGCGCGGATGCGCTAGCCGACCTTACTGCGGTGCCTACCAGCCCTGCCCCGAGCCGGGGGCAAACCCGTGATACGCAAGGGTTTTATGACTCGCTGCGAGCAGCGCATATGACCAGTCGTCAGGAGGTCAACGACACCGCCAGCAGCGACACAGCTGACAATCCGAAGCAGAATCCTGCGGCAACACACCCGGCAGATCCCGCCGCAGTGGGGATGCGTGCCGCTGATCCTGGCAGGGATGCCACAGATCCGCGGCCCGCGCTTCGCCCCACTGCAGTCTCTGCTGCGGATGATCACCGCCAGCCGGGTGCACCATCCCCGCACGGCGAAGGCACCTATAGTCGCGCCTATATTGCTGCCGCCGATGAGGAAGATGATGTCGACCGCGTCGCTGGGCTGGTGCTTGCCTCTGACGGGGTGTTGCACACCTTAGACGGCGACCAAGCAAATCAGGGGAATCATCGCAAACCTGATTCGACAACTAGCGAAGCTCATAGCCTGTCGGTGCACGCGCAGCAGGATGCTGCCCCTGGTGTCGCTGGTGCCACAGGTGCGGCTATCACCGTTGCCGGCGTTGCCAGTGCTGCCGGTGCTGCCGGTGCTGCTACCGTGCACAGTGGTGGGGCAGGTGTTGATAGGTCGCGTGGATACAGTACAGACAATGATCTGATTGCTGCGGCGCATACTGACGCAATTGGCGACGACGACCAGGCTGCTGTTGCCGACACCACCAGTGCCACAACTCCTGATGCCAACCTCACCGGTGTGGTTGCAGCACCGCTATTAGACAGTGCAGAAACCACAGGTGCCGAGCAACCAGCCGGTGATGAGGTCGCGGAAACTGACGACACCGCCGGCGAGGACACTACTGGCGGTGGGCTGCCGCTGCGCGGCATCGCCATGGTGCTGATTGCAGCTGGTGTGTTCTTCGGCGCATGGGCATTGATGACCATGGGTGGTGGGGATACCACCGATGATGCGGCCACCACCGCACAGCAGTCCAACAGCACCAATGCCACCACAGGTGCTGCTCGCGGGGGGCAGGCCGCACCGCAGCCAACCCAACCAGGTCAGCCACCAGCCAGCCAAGCAAACACCACCCCAGGTGCCGCGGCACCTCGTGCGGATGAAGCAGCCCCCGGCGAGACTCCCCAGCAGCCGACCACACCGGGTGATCCCGCCCAACCGGCAGCACCGGCACCAGGGCAGCCGGCAACCGCCCCCGGTGCACCAGTCGATCCCGTAGGGATTGCGGCGCAACGACGAGTACCGGTGGCTGTACAAAACAATTCACTGGTCAATGGCTGGGCCAACGAAACCGCAGATCAGCTCGCCAAAGCCGGGTGGACCATTGGGGAAGTCGGCAATCTGCCTGGCTACGCCTTCCCAGAAACCACAGTGCTTTTTACCCCCGGAAACAAGCTAGAGGAAGCAACCGCCGCATCAGTTGCCGCCGAATTAGGGGCAGTGACTGCTGCCCGCGACGGCGATAATCCGGGAATGCCACCGGGGGTAGTGGTGGTGCTTGCCGGCCGGTAA
- a CDS encoding ABC transporter ATP-binding protein: MSIDSLQVGYGNRQVLHDITVRPLTGGKLVGLLGPNACGKSTLIKTIAGLHQASAGEITITGVTDRPGYVPQGLPDGVALSAFEAVLIPARRSATDPLQATAAIIHELGLDAIASRQLGELSGGQRQMVALAQMLVTNPQVMLLDEPTSALDLHRQLFVLQTVKQRAVDSQALALVAIHDITLSARVCDELIILHDGQVLAQGTPTAVLTSQAIRQVYNVDADVFPHRDLPVVIPTKVATPKAVHA; encoded by the coding sequence ATGAGCATTGACTCGCTGCAGGTTGGCTACGGCAACCGACAGGTGCTGCACGACATTACTGTGCGCCCCCTGACCGGTGGGAAACTCGTTGGTCTGCTAGGACCAAACGCCTGCGGCAAATCAACGTTGATTAAAACCATTGCTGGACTGCATCAGGCAAGCGCCGGTGAAATAACAATCACCGGGGTGACTGATCGGCCAGGCTATGTGCCGCAAGGCCTCCCCGACGGGGTGGCACTGTCGGCGTTTGAAGCAGTGCTGATTCCTGCCCGGCGCAGTGCCACCGATCCGCTGCAGGCAACTGCTGCGATCATCCACGAGTTAGGGCTTGATGCGATTGCTTCCCGACAGCTCGGGGAGCTTTCCGGCGGCCAGCGGCAAATGGTGGCTTTGGCACAAATGCTTGTCACCAACCCGCAGGTAATGCTCCTTGATGAGCCAACCTCGGCATTGGACTTGCATCGCCAACTCTTTGTGTTGCAAACCGTAAAACAGCGAGCTGTCGATTCCCAAGCACTTGCCCTGGTCGCTATTCACGACATCACCCTCAGCGCGCGGGTGTGCGATGAACTTATCATCCTCCACGACGGGCAGGTGCTTGCCCAAGGAACCCCTACAGCGGTGCTCACCTCACAGGCAATCCGCCAGGTGTATAACGTCGACGCGGATGTCTTCCCTCACCGGGATCTTCCCGTTGTCATCCCCACCAAAGTGGCAACCCCCAAGGCGGTGCACGCTTAA
- a CDS encoding FecCD family ABC transporter permease, with translation MNPSPEADTSSAQAATAALIAQHRRHVLKRLTIVALLVVITVVAFIVSNSVGALPISFGDVVRGIAQPGSIDEQTRTVLWKLRLPMAVMALLIGAALSLAGAQMQTILNNPLAEPFTLGISAAAAFGGAASIVTHVTLVAQPQINIAIVSWLSAMIATGLIVLAAVLRGASAETMVLLGIGLVFFFQALLALMQYHSSADALQQIVFWQMGSLTRANWAGVAILTAVLVVTVPIFWMLSWQLTALRLGDARAQAMGINVARLRIVVLILVSLIAATTVAFAGIIGFIGLVGPHIARMLVGEDQRTFIPAAMAAGAAVMCAAHATSLLVKPGLAIPIGIVTAVLGVPFFLGIVLTRRRNLW, from the coding sequence GTGAACCCCTCCCCCGAGGCGGACACCTCTTCCGCGCAAGCGGCGACGGCAGCACTGATTGCCCAGCATCGCCGGCATGTCCTTAAACGGCTGACAATTGTTGCGCTGCTTGTAGTGATTACTGTTGTGGCGTTTATTGTGTCCAATTCGGTGGGGGCATTACCGATCAGCTTCGGCGATGTGGTGCGCGGTATTGCGCAACCGGGCAGTATCGATGAGCAAACCCGCACCGTGTTGTGGAAGCTGCGACTGCCGATGGCGGTTATGGCGCTCCTCATTGGGGCGGCGCTATCCCTGGCCGGTGCACAGATGCAAACGATATTAAACAATCCGCTGGCGGAACCGTTTACGTTAGGAATTTCTGCCGCAGCCGCATTTGGTGGCGCTGCCTCAATTGTCACCCATGTCACCTTGGTTGCCCAGCCGCAGATCAACATCGCCATCGTCTCGTGGCTGAGTGCCATGATCGCCACCGGGCTGATCGTGTTGGCGGCGGTGCTGCGGGGCGCATCTGCTGAAACGATGGTGCTGCTCGGAATCGGGCTGGTGTTTTTCTTCCAAGCACTGCTGGCGCTGATGCAATATCATTCCTCCGCGGATGCCCTCCAACAGATCGTGTTCTGGCAGATGGGATCGCTTACTCGCGCGAACTGGGCGGGGGTTGCCATCCTCACCGCGGTTCTTGTTGTCACCGTGCCAATCTTTTGGATGCTGTCTTGGCAGCTCACCGCGCTGCGACTGGGGGATGCCCGCGCCCAAGCAATGGGTATTAACGTCGCCCGGCTGCGGATCGTGGTGCTAATTCTCGTGTCGCTGATTGCCGCGACCACCGTGGCGTTTGCGGGCATTATCGGTTTTATCGGGCTGGTCGGTCCACATATTGCCCGGATGCTGGTCGGGGAAGATCAACGCACCTTCATTCCGGCGGCAATGGCCGCCGGTGCGGCGGTCATGTGCGCCGCCCATGCGACAAGTTTGCTGGTCAAACCAGGCTTGGCAATCCCGATCGGGATTGTTACCGCGGTGCTGGGTGTGCCATTCTTCCTCGGGATCGTACTGACTAGGAGGCGAAACCTGTGGTAA
- a CDS encoding ABC transporter substrate-binding protein: protein MSLSLLRRTTAVLAGAGLALAGCSGAEESTSSASSTSSTSSSVSATSTTTSQSSEGITVTDIVGRTVTLDKLPERIILGEGRGVFATGILDKTDPLEHIVAIGSDLKANVPDYYTHFVNQFPEVESLPEIGHIAKGDVTVENLVSLNPDVILFTKDQYDAAQTTGLDKQIDDAGLTYIVTDFRQHPLENTTRSMEIFGAVFGHENEAAAFNKEWQQTVDSIKAKATPDGKSVFVWRAAGVSDCCGTWNNSNISELVNAAGGKNIGDSILDGESGAVTPEKVIEQNPEVIIATGGDWSAKKDKEGNPVGYIALGYDISADQAQASVNAGPDLQPGFDTLQAVQTGDFHAMWHQFYNSPFNYVALLQIAKWVNPEAFADIDVAAAWKASQDTYSPVSAAGTFFSTAEAK, encoded by the coding sequence ATGTCGTTGTCGTTGTTGCGCCGTACTACCGCAGTCTTAGCTGGTGCCGGTCTTGCTCTTGCCGGATGCTCCGGGGCGGAAGAATCCACCTCGTCCGCATCGTCGACTAGCTCCACCTCGTCGAGTGTCTCCGCGACCTCGACCACGACGAGCCAATCTTCCGAGGGGATCACAGTCACCGACATTGTTGGTCGCACGGTAACCCTCGACAAACTGCCCGAGCGCATCATCCTCGGCGAAGGCCGCGGCGTGTTCGCCACCGGCATTCTGGATAAAACCGATCCGCTGGAACATATTGTGGCAATCGGCTCGGATCTCAAAGCCAATGTGCCCGACTACTACACACACTTTGTCAACCAGTTCCCGGAAGTGGAATCCCTCCCAGAGATCGGCCACATTGCGAAAGGCGATGTGACTGTTGAAAACCTGGTAAGCCTCAACCCGGATGTCATCCTGTTTACCAAGGATCAATACGACGCGGCACAGACCACCGGCCTGGATAAGCAAATCGATGATGCTGGCCTGACCTATATTGTCACCGACTTCCGGCAGCATCCCCTAGAGAACACCACCCGTTCCATGGAGATTTTCGGGGCAGTATTTGGCCACGAAAATGAGGCTGCCGCATTCAACAAGGAATGGCAGCAAACCGTTGATTCCATCAAGGCAAAAGCCACCCCGGATGGCAAGAGTGTCTTCGTGTGGCGGGCTGCAGGTGTCTCGGACTGCTGTGGCACCTGGAATAACTCCAATATTTCCGAATTGGTGAATGCTGCCGGCGGGAAAAATATTGGCGACTCGATTCTCGACGGTGAATCTGGTGCCGTGACCCCAGAGAAGGTCATCGAACAAAACCCAGAGGTCATTATTGCCACTGGCGGCGACTGGTCAGCTAAGAAGGACAAGGAAGGCAACCCGGTCGGCTATATCGCCTTAGGGTATGACATTTCCGCTGATCAGGCGCAGGCCTCGGTCAACGCCGGCCCTGACCTGCAGCCGGGTTTCGATACCCTGCAAGCGGTACAAACCGGTGACTTCCACGCCATGTGGCACCAGTTCTACAACTCGCCGTTTAACTATGTTGCGCTGCTGCAGATCGCAAAATGGGTGAACCCGGAAGCCTTCGCCGACATTGATGTTGCTGCTGCCTGGAAGGCGTCGCAAGACACCTATTCGCCAGTAAGTGCTGCCGGCACCTTCTTTAGCACCGCTGAGGCGAAATAA
- a CDS encoding 6-phospho-beta-glucosidase: MSSVATTGAAQPFPTGFLFGGATAANQFEGGFNEDGRGLANVDLCPAGSAREAVITGHLSSLSLDPAQHYPSHLGVDHYHHVEEDIALLAEMGCGVYRFSIAWTRIFPTGKETTPNAAGLAFYDRIVDTCRAHGIEPLVTICHFDCPVHLIDTIGGWRSRQMIDHYLQLCQALFTHFAGRVKYWLTFNEINMIMHAPFLGAGLVFTPGDNEEAVKYQAAHHELVASALATKLAHEIDPNFAVGCMFAAGVAYPFSCRPEDVWAAKQVDRDSYFFIDIQSRGAYPNYALRYLERNNIMPVMEPGDAEILAEHTVDFISFSYYNSRTTADSSTAAEQMSGNLFTTVKNPYLEYSDWGWSIDPLGLRTTVNDIWDRYQKPLFVVENGIGVKDTVNPDGSIDDPQRMRFLRDHLQALKDAIVIDGCDVLGFTCWGPIDLVSASTGEMSKRYGFIYVDRDDQGNGSFARQKKASFDWYAKVIATHGADLSLPDGYEV; encoded by the coding sequence ATGTCATCTGTCGCAACCACAGGAGCTGCACAACCATTTCCGACCGGATTCCTCTTCGGTGGGGCAACCGCCGCCAACCAATTTGAAGGCGGATTCAACGAAGACGGGCGCGGTCTTGCCAACGTTGACCTTTGCCCTGCCGGTAGTGCCCGCGAAGCAGTGATCACCGGACATTTGTCCTCGCTGAGCCTGGATCCGGCACAACACTATCCTTCCCATCTTGGGGTTGACCACTATCACCATGTGGAAGAAGACATTGCACTGTTAGCCGAGATGGGCTGTGGCGTGTATCGCTTCTCTATTGCGTGGACACGCATCTTCCCCACCGGTAAAGAAACCACCCCAAACGCCGCCGGACTCGCGTTTTATGACCGGATCGTCGACACCTGCCGCGCCCACGGCATCGAACCGTTGGTCACCATCTGCCACTTTGACTGTCCGGTGCATCTTATTGACACCATCGGGGGCTGGCGCAGCCGCCAGATGATCGACCACTATCTCCAACTGTGTCAGGCACTATTTACCCATTTTGCCGGACGGGTGAAATATTGGCTCACCTTCAACGAGATCAACATGATCATGCACGCCCCATTTTTAGGTGCCGGCCTGGTCTTTACACCAGGCGACAATGAAGAAGCAGTGAAATATCAGGCTGCCCATCACGAATTGGTGGCTAGTGCCTTAGCTACCAAGTTGGCGCATGAGATTGATCCAAATTTCGCGGTCGGCTGCATGTTCGCCGCCGGGGTGGCGTATCCCTTCTCTTGCCGCCCGGAAGATGTGTGGGCAGCAAAGCAGGTAGATCGGGATTCGTATTTCTTTATCGATATTCAGTCCCGCGGCGCCTACCCAAACTATGCACTGCGCTATTTGGAACGAAACAACATTATGCCGGTGATGGAACCCGGTGATGCCGAAATTCTCGCCGAGCATACTGTCGACTTCATCTCGTTTTCCTACTACAATTCGCGCACCACCGCCGACAGCAGCACTGCAGCAGAACAGATGTCCGGCAATCTGTTTACGACTGTAAAAAACCCTTATCTGGAGTATTCCGATTGGGGCTGGTCGATTGATCCGCTGGGGCTGCGCACCACCGTCAATGACATTTGGGATCGTTACCAAAAACCGCTGTTTGTTGTGGAAAACGGAATCGGTGTCAAGGACACAGTCAATCCGGATGGCAGTATTGACGATCCGCAGCGTATGCGATTTTTACGCGACCATCTGCAGGCGTTGAAAGATGCCATTGTTATCGATGGTTGCGACGTGCTGGGCTTTACCTGTTGGGGGCCGATTGACTTGGTGAGCGCATCGACCGGGGAGATGAGTAAACGCTACGGGTTTATCTATGTTGACCGGGATGATCAAGGCAATGGCAGTTTTGCCCGGCAGAAGAAAGCATCATTTGACTGGTATGCGAAGGTGATTGCTACCCACGGCGCGGATCTGTCGCTGCCAGATGGATACGAGGTGTGA